A single region of the Pelecanus crispus isolate bPelCri1 chromosome 10, bPelCri1.pri, whole genome shotgun sequence genome encodes:
- the UBTD1 gene encoding ubiquitin domain-containing protein 1 has product MGGCVGRQRRERPADGNPRKRAGRNEPLKKERPKWKSDYPMTDGQLRSKRDEFWDTAPAFEGRKEIWDALKAAAYAVEANDHSLAQAILDGASITLPHGSLTECYDELGNRYQLPVYCLAPPVNLILERSEEEAADPAEPLPNSRREFPLKVRLSTGKDLRLSASMGDTIGQLKKQLQAQEGIDLAWQRWFFSGKLLTDRTRLQETKIQKDFVVQVIINQPLPPRN; this is encoded by the exons gccgCAATGAGCCCCTGAAGAAGGAGCGTCCCAAGTGGAAGAGCGACTACCCCATGACAGACGGGCAGCTGCGCAGCAAGCGTGACGAGTTTTGGGACACGGCACCCGCCTTCGAGGGCCGCAAGGAGATCTGGGATGCCCTGAAGGCAGCTGCCTATGCCGTGGAGGCCAATGACCACAGCCTGGCCCAGGCCATCCTCGATGGAGCCAGCATCACCCTGCCCCACG GGTCCCTGACGGAGTGCTACGACGAGCTGGGCAACCGGTACCAGCTGCCTGTCTACTGCCTGGCACCTCCCGTCAACTTGATCCTGGAGCGGAGCGAGGAGGAGGCAGCGGATCCAGCTGAGCCCCTGCCCAACTCCCGGCGGGAGTTCCCCCTCAAGGTGCGGCTCTCCACCGGCAAGGACCTGCGGCTCAGCGCCAGCATGGGTGACACCATCGGGcagctgaagaagcagctgcaggcacaggAGGGCATCGACCTGGCCTGGCAGCGCTGGTTCTTCTCAGGCAAGCTGCTCACCGACCGCACACGGCTACAGGAGACCAAGATCCAGAAGGATTTTGTTGTGCAAGTGATCATCAACCAGCCCCTGCCGCCCAGGAACTGA